Proteins encoded together in one Chryseobacterium taklimakanense window:
- a CDS encoding penicillin-binding protein: protein MTRSNLHIKLSNCKSLICVADSSSAPEQGYIVERLFLPLLSLDNSKQELEMLTEHCTMDERRINEDYRYLLDLTTKEVKFFEEHYSYTKDTFRKGKDITERYEVYLKTIS from the coding sequence ATGACACGTTCAAATCTTCATATCAAATTGAGCAACTGCAAATCTCTTATTTGCGTTGCCGACAGCAGCAGCGCACCCGAACAGGGATATATCGTTGAAAGGCTTTTTTTGCCCTTGTTATCCCTTGATAACAGTAAGCAGGAACTCGAAATGCTTACGGAGCATTGCACAATGGATGAAAGGCGGATAAACGAAGACTACCGCTATTTATTAGACCTTACCACCAAAGAAGTAAAGTTCTTTGAAGAGCATTACAGCTATACAAAGGACACTTTCAGGAAAGGCAAGGATATAACGGAACGTTATGAAGTGTATTTAAAAACCATAAGCTAA
- a CDS encoding DUF1281 family ferredoxin-like fold protein codes for MANWCNNWVVFEGTAEAIEQITQLFKSMAKQEQKDDCGQLPNFVQDTHGDYFYNISQDNESAGVFQYETKWSPNTQAVKQIAEHFNVNFTQDYEELGCLVYGQAIFEDGILTDTCLDSKDFDNYELDEETDTYHFEGKEYDSEWEILETLLERKIENQLNTTKI; via the coding sequence ATGGCTAATTGGTGCAACAACTGGGTTGTTTTTGAGGGAACAGCCGAAGCAATAGAACAGATTACACAGCTATTCAAATCAATGGCTAAACAGGAGCAAAAAGACGACTGCGGGCAACTGCCCAATTTCGTACAGGACACGCACGGCGATTATTTCTACAATATCAGTCAGGACAATGAAAGTGCGGGCGTATTCCAGTATGAAACAAAATGGTCACCAAATACGCAAGCCGTTAAGCAGATAGCCGAACATTTCAATGTGAATTTCACACAGGACTATGAGGAATTAGGATGCTTAGTGTATGGTCAGGCAATATTTGAAGACGGCATACTAACGGACACCTGCTTAGATAGCAAGGACTTTGACAACTACGAATTAGACGAGGAAACAGACACCTACCATTTTGAGGGCAAGGAGTACGACAGCGAATGGGAAATACTCGAAACCTTGTTAGAGCGTAAAATCGAAAATCAGTTAAACACCACTAAAATTTAA
- a CDS encoding DUF932 domain-containing protein encodes MAHNINFNEQTGRHSFFSVQQKAWHGLGQIVEQYPTSEEAIVHAGLDYEVIKSPLFTQGRTMSIGDSGELIEANDILVPNSFATLRTDTNTPLGVVGKDYHIVQNREAFNFFDAIVGGGDGILYETAGALGNGERIFITAKLPDYIRVGNGDDVTEKYIFLTTSHDGSGSITAAFTPIRIVCQNTLNASLRSMTNVVRIKHTSGAKQRLENAHKVMGLANTLSTQLENIFNDWAKVRVTDREVRKLIQLALCPNKETLNLLKKGAEDEVSTVFKNTVDDAFEYAMISDTQQMATTKGTLFGAYNAVTGYFQNVRNYRDGEAKLQSIVMGGTAQLKTQKAFELCTDFAYSGAEIFNFN; translated from the coding sequence ATGGCACACAACATCAATTTCAACGAGCAAACAGGACGTCATTCATTTTTCAGCGTTCAACAAAAAGCGTGGCACGGTTTGGGGCAAATCGTGGAGCAGTACCCAACAAGCGAGGAAGCAATAGTACACGCAGGTTTAGATTACGAGGTTATCAAATCCCCACTGTTTACACAGGGCAGAACAATGAGCATAGGCGACAGCGGAGAGCTGATTGAAGCCAATGACATCTTAGTACCTAACAGTTTCGCTACACTCCGCACCGACACCAATACACCACTGGGCGTAGTAGGCAAAGACTACCATATCGTACAAAACCGTGAGGCGTTCAATTTCTTTGATGCTATTGTAGGCGGAGGCGATGGAATACTGTACGAAACCGCAGGAGCATTGGGCAACGGGGAACGCATTTTTATCACTGCCAAGCTGCCCGACTATATCCGAGTAGGTAACGGCGACGACGTAACAGAAAAGTACATCTTCTTAACCACAAGCCACGACGGTAGCGGAAGTATTACCGCAGCGTTTACTCCTATCCGTATCGTATGCCAAAACACCCTTAACGCTTCATTGCGGAGTATGACCAACGTAGTGCGTATCAAACACACGTCAGGAGCAAAACAACGCCTTGAAAACGCTCATAAGGTTATGGGGCTTGCCAACACTCTAAGCACACAGTTAGAGAACATTTTTAACGATTGGGCTAAAGTAAGGGTAACAGACCGAGAAGTAAGAAAGCTAATCCAGTTGGCACTTTGCCCGAACAAAGAAACGCTTAACCTGCTCAAAAAAGGTGCTGAAGATGAAGTTTCCACCGTGTTCAAAAACACCGTAGATGATGCCTTTGAATACGCTATGATAAGCGACACCCAACAAATGGCAACTACCAAAGGCACATTATTCGGGGCTTACAATGCCGTCACAGGCTACTTTCAGAATGTACGCAATTACAGGGATGGCGAAGCCAAACTACAATCCATTGTTATGGGCGGTACAGCACAGCTAAAGACACAAAAAGCCTTTGAACTGTGTACAGACTTTGCCTATTCAGGAGCAGAGATTTTCAACTTCAATTAA
- a CDS encoding site-specific integrase — MEQTKKSTFKLLFYLKKNELKKNGNAPIMARITIDGTPKTFGTKLEIDPNNWDLKHGRVQGKSAQALSINKKLDNIRGRIDKIYEDMLKHEGFATAQKVKLSFLGVGVMDDAILKVFNDQNEDFKKLVEKEERSQSTYNKYITVYNHLTTFIKERYHRDDMAFRELTADFIREFDFYLRYDLQSSHNTVWVYTMPVLSLAELAIKKGLIRDNPFQDYEISMEETDRGYILKEDVEKLMMCVPPHPRYELVKDLFIFSCFTGLAYADIKKLTRNNIQSFFDGHQWIISRRKKSDIASNVRLMEIPKRIIEKYQGTTRNEFIFPVPTNATCNTHIGKLVEKAEIITEQKVTFHTARHTFGTMFLTEGVPLESLSKMMGHKNISTTQIYAKITSQKISKDMDLVTPKFKAMEEAFMMAI; from the coding sequence ATGGAGCAGACAAAAAAATCGACGTTCAAACTGCTTTTCTATTTGAAAAAGAACGAACTGAAAAAGAACGGTAATGCCCCGATTATGGCACGTATTACCATTGACGGAACCCCTAAAACTTTCGGTACAAAGTTAGAAATTGACCCCAATAATTGGGATTTAAAACACGGAAGAGTTCAGGGCAAAAGTGCGCAGGCATTAAGCATCAATAAAAAACTGGATAACATACGTGGGCGCATCGACAAGATTTATGAAGATATGCTGAAACACGAGGGCTTTGCGACCGCCCAAAAAGTAAAGCTATCGTTCTTAGGTGTTGGTGTAATGGATGATGCTATCCTTAAAGTTTTCAACGACCAAAATGAGGACTTTAAAAAATTAGTCGAAAAGGAAGAGCGTTCGCAAAGCACCTACAATAAGTATATCACGGTTTACAATCATCTTACCACGTTTATAAAAGAACGCTATCATCGTGATGATATGGCTTTTCGTGAGTTGACTGCCGATTTTATCCGTGAGTTTGATTTTTACCTCCGGTACGATTTGCAGTCTTCGCATAATACGGTTTGGGTTTACACTATGCCTGTATTAAGTCTGGCGGAACTGGCTATTAAAAAAGGCTTGATACGTGATAATCCATTTCAGGATTACGAAATCAGTATGGAGGAAACCGACCGGGGTTATATCCTTAAAGAAGATGTAGAAAAGTTGATGATGTGCGTACCACCGCACCCACGGTATGAACTGGTAAAAGACCTGTTTATTTTTAGTTGCTTTACTGGGCTTGCTTATGCGGATATTAAGAAACTGACAAGGAATAATATTCAATCATTCTTTGACGGTCATCAATGGATTATCAGCAGGAGAAAGAAATCAGATATTGCTTCCAATGTTCGGTTAATGGAAATCCCTAAACGTATCATTGAGAAATATCAGGGTACAACAAGGAATGAATTTATCTTTCCTGTTCCAACAAATGCAACCTGCAATACACACATAGGCAAACTGGTTGAAAAGGCGGAGATTATTACGGAGCAAAAAGTAACCTTTCACACGGCAAGGCATACTTTCGGAACAATGTTTTTGACTGAGGGCGTACCGCTTGAAAGCCTTAGCAAAATGATGGGGCATAAAAACATTTCCACCACACAGATTTACGCCAAAATCACAAGCCAAAAAATCAGTAAGGATATGGATTTGGTTACGCCGAAATTCAAGGCTATGGAGGAAGCATTTATGATGGCAATCTAA
- a CDS encoding HlyD family efflux transporter periplasmic adaptor subunit, with protein MELENEKTKFLQAEQNLKNINITLSQMQEAVSNLNKTKSGASINTEKDKITYSSQTLQLFEQLRKSLRQWEQNYLIISSTEGVVSFQQFWGENQFVKPGDIVMSVLPNDKELVVGRMLIPSVNSGKVKPNQKVLVKLDNYRYQEYGIVEGKVQNISLTPDDKGNYYVDVLLPKGLRTSFGKKLPFDRELKGSAEIVTEDLRLIERFFYQIRKLLGYQA; from the coding sequence ATGGAACTAGAAAATGAAAAAACAAAATTTCTACAGGCAGAACAAAATTTGAAAAATATCAATATAACATTGTCACAGATGCAGGAAGCGGTTTCAAATCTAAATAAAACCAAAAGCGGTGCATCAATAAATACTGAGAAAGATAAGATTACATACAGCTCCCAAACGCTCCAATTATTTGAACAGCTAAGAAAATCACTGAGACAATGGGAACAAAATTATCTCATTATTTCTTCTACTGAAGGAGTAGTTAGTTTCCAACAATTTTGGGGCGAGAACCAATTTGTAAAACCCGGTGATATTGTGATGTCTGTTCTACCCAATGATAAGGAATTAGTTGTTGGTCGGATGTTGATTCCATCAGTGAATTCCGGTAAAGTTAAACCAAATCAAAAGGTTTTAGTAAAGCTTGATAATTACCGATACCAAGAATATGGAATCGTTGAAGGCAAGGTCCAAAACATTTCTCTTACTCCAGATGATAAAGGGAACTATTATGTTGACGTTTTGCTTCCAAAAGGATTGCGGACTTCTTTTGGGAAAAAGTTGCCATTTGACAGAGAGCTCAAAGGAAGTGCCGAGATTGTCACCGAGGATTTAAGGCTAATTGAAAGGTTTTTCTATCAAATTAGGAAATTGTTGGGGTATCAAGCTTGA
- a CDS encoding HlyD family secretion protein: MEKEKDILDNLELRSENVQDILTQPPHWMIRWGNTVIFVILLMVLLMSYVIKYPEFIPAPIVVTSKNPPEKLEARTNSKIEKILVKDHQSVNKNQVMMVLQSAADYKDILALKDIVDSMSSSQVLYFPTQQASTFKLGEIQGEYNSFAKALQDEKLFTRLKPYAPENIAANQSLGEYRARIATLQQQRNLEVTKFDLTKKNTCAPKNCSIKV; encoded by the coding sequence TTGGAAAAGGAAAAAGACATATTAGACAATCTTGAACTACGTTCAGAAAACGTGCAGGATATTCTCACGCAGCCGCCACATTGGATGATTCGATGGGGAAACACGGTAATTTTCGTCATTCTCCTGATGGTTCTCTTGATGAGTTATGTAATTAAATATCCTGAGTTTATACCTGCCCCCATAGTCGTAACTTCCAAAAATCCACCTGAAAAACTTGAAGCAAGAACAAATTCTAAAATTGAAAAAATTTTAGTGAAAGATCATCAGTCTGTAAATAAAAATCAAGTCATGATGGTGCTTCAGTCAGCTGCTGATTACAAGGATATTCTAGCTCTAAAAGATATAGTTGATTCAATGTCATCATCACAAGTTCTCTACTTCCCTACTCAACAGGCATCAACCTTCAAACTTGGCGAAATACAGGGAGAATACAATAGTTTTGCAAAAGCATTGCAGGATGAAAAACTTTTTACTCGTCTTAAGCCCTATGCTCCTGAAAATATTGCAGCAAACCAAAGTCTTGGGGAATACAGGGCAAGGATTGCTACATTACAACAGCAGCGGAACTTAGAAGTTACAAAATTTGACCTTACCAAAAAAAATACTTGCGCTCCCAAGAATTGTTCAATCAAGGTGTAA
- the sul2 gene encoding sulfonamide-resistant dihydropteroate synthase Sul2, with the protein MNKSLIIFGIVNITSDSFSDGGRYLAPDAAIAQARKLMAEGADVIDLGPASSNPDAAPVSSDTEIARIAPVLDALKADGIPVSLDSYQPATQAYALSRGVAYLNDIRGFPDAAFYPQLAKSSAKLVVMHSVQDGQADRREAPAGDIMDHIAAFFDARIAALTGAGIKRNRLVLDPGMGFFLGAAPETSLSVLARFDELRLRFDLPVLLSVSRKSFLRALTGRGPGDVGAATLAAELAAAAGGADFIRTHEPRPLRDGLAVLAALKETARIR; encoded by the coding sequence ATGAATAAATCGCTCATCATTTTCGGCATCGTCAACATAACCTCGGACAGTTTCTCCGATGGAGGCCGGTATCTGGCGCCAGACGCAGCCATTGCGCAGGCGCGTAAGCTGATGGCCGAGGGGGCAGATGTGATCGACCTCGGTCCGGCATCCAGCAATCCCGACGCCGCGCCTGTTTCGTCCGACACAGAAATCGCGCGTATCGCGCCGGTGCTGGACGCGCTCAAGGCAGATGGCATTCCCGTCTCGCTCGACAGTTATCAACCCGCGACGCAAGCCTATGCCTTGTCGCGTGGTGTGGCCTATCTCAATGATATTCGCGGTTTTCCAGACGCTGCGTTCTATCCGCAATTGGCGAAATCATCTGCCAAACTCGTCGTTATGCATTCGGTGCAAGACGGGCAGGCAGATCGGCGCGAGGCACCCGCTGGCGACATCATGGATCACATTGCGGCGTTCTTTGACGCGCGCATCGCGGCGCTGACGGGTGCCGGTATCAAACGCAACCGCCTTGTCCTTGATCCCGGCATGGGGTTTTTTCTGGGGGCTGCTCCCGAAACCTCGCTCTCGGTGCTGGCGCGGTTCGATGAATTGCGGCTGCGCTTCGATTTGCCGGTGCTTCTGTCTGTTTCGCGCAAATCCTTTCTGCGCGCGCTCACAGGCCGTGGTCCGGGGGATGTCGGGGCCGCGACACTCGCTGCAGAGCTTGCCGCCGCCGCAGGTGGAGCTGACTTCATCCGCACACACGAGCCGCGCCCCTTGCGCGACGGGCTGGCGGTATTGGCGGCGCTGAAAGAAACCGCAAGAATTCGTTAA
- a CDS encoding IS1595-like element ISBbi1 family transposase, which yields MNIFSFTAHFGSEEDCRLHFKEQRDKEGVVCKRCGGTSHYWLQGKWSYECKGCRFRTSLRSGTIMESSKLPFLVWYKTMFLMSCTKKGFSTNELQKQLGLKRYEPVWAMVHKLRRAMGNRDARYTLEGMIELDEGYFSVASKEIERGKGTRGRGAEGKQNVAVMAESTPLEDIETGKKEKHVRYFKARVLDSHQSEGINGVVRDCMEDDAIVFSDKSTSYVDISDLVELHVTEKSDAKTTKETLKWVHIAISNAKRTLLGNYHKIKRKYLQLYLNEFIYKLNRRYFGDKLFDRLVIANITGA from the coding sequence ATGAACATATTCAGTTTTACGGCTCATTTCGGTTCGGAGGAAGATTGTCGTTTGCATTTCAAGGAGCAGCGTGATAAGGAAGGGGTTGTCTGCAAGCGATGCGGGGGCACTTCCCATTATTGGTTACAGGGTAAATGGAGTTATGAATGCAAAGGTTGCCGTTTCCGCACCTCGTTGCGCAGCGGTACGATCATGGAGAGCTCCAAGCTGCCGTTTCTGGTGTGGTACAAAACGATGTTCCTGATGAGTTGCACAAAAAAGGGATTCTCCACCAACGAACTCCAGAAGCAATTAGGATTGAAGCGTTACGAACCGGTATGGGCGATGGTACACAAACTCCGCAGGGCGATGGGCAACCGGGATGCAAGGTATACACTGGAAGGGATGATAGAACTGGATGAGGGTTACTTTTCGGTGGCCAGTAAGGAAATCGAGCGAGGCAAGGGTACACGTGGCCGGGGAGCCGAGGGAAAGCAGAACGTTGCGGTGATGGCCGAAAGCACCCCGTTGGAAGATATCGAAACGGGCAAAAAGGAGAAGCATGTGCGTTATTTCAAGGCCAGGGTACTGGATAGCCATCAAAGTGAAGGAATCAACGGCGTGGTCAGGGACTGCATGGAGGATGATGCCATCGTATTTTCGGACAAAAGCACTTCTTACGTTGACATCTCCGATCTGGTGGAATTGCACGTCACCGAGAAATCAGACGCCAAAACCACCAAGGAAACACTCAAATGGGTGCATATCGCAATCAGTAATGCAAAACGGACATTGCTGGGCAACTACCATAAAATCAAAAGGAAATACTTACAGTTGTATCTCAACGAGTTTATTTACAAATTAAACAGACGGTATTTTGGAGACAAACTCTTTGACAGACTAGTAATTGCGAATATAACAGGTGCATAA
- the murI gene encoding glutamate racemase, whose translation MSVKPIGIFDSGLGGLSVWEAIYDLMPGESVLYLADSKYAPYGGRPQSEIIQLSRKNVDYLLEHGCKIIVVACNTATTNAIDVLRQSYSVPIIGIEPAIKPAALNSKTGVVGVLATRGTLASSLFAKTAALYAKDRKVIEQYGDGLVELIESGEIESKQMQALLTEYLTPMIRAGIDYLVLGCTHYSFLRSQIQAILPAGVQIIDAADAVAKQTKNILDQRGLLSQVKSIPNFRFYTNKDLGVLESFLGSLSADKTIAKVDF comes from the coding sequence ATGAGCGTAAAGCCTATAGGTATATTTGATTCTGGACTCGGAGGACTTTCTGTATGGGAGGCTATTTATGATTTGATGCCTGGAGAGTCTGTACTGTATTTGGCAGATAGTAAATATGCACCTTACGGCGGGCGACCTCAGAGTGAAATCATCCAACTTAGTAGAAAGAATGTGGATTATCTATTGGAGCATGGATGTAAGATCATTGTTGTGGCCTGTAATACCGCTACAACAAATGCGATTGATGTATTACGCCAATCCTATAGTGTTCCCATTATAGGAATAGAACCGGCTATAAAACCGGCGGCTTTAAATTCTAAAACCGGGGTGGTAGGAGTTCTGGCCACCAGAGGAACTCTGGCCAGTAGTTTGTTTGCTAAAACAGCTGCTCTATATGCAAAGGATCGTAAAGTCATTGAGCAATACGGTGATGGTTTGGTTGAACTTATTGAATCCGGAGAAATCGAGTCAAAGCAAATGCAGGCCCTACTCACCGAATATTTAACCCCTATGATAAGAGCTGGGATTGATTACCTTGTATTAGGCTGTACGCATTATTCCTTTCTGCGTTCTCAAATTCAGGCCATACTGCCCGCTGGGGTTCAGATTATTGACGCTGCTGATGCGGTGGCTAAGCAAACTAAAAATATCTTAGATCAAAGAGGTCTGCTCAGTCAGGTTAAAAGTATACCCAATTTTAGATTCTATACCAACAAAGACCTTGGTGTACTTGAAAGTTTTTTGGGGTCTCTTTCTGCTGATAAAACAATTGCAAAAGTAGATTTTTAG
- a CDS encoding dihydrofolate reductase: protein MITIIAAAAENNALGKDNDLVWHLPDDFKRFKVLTSGHSIIMGRKTFESLPKTLPNRTHIIITRSQDYKAVGNCIIVHSLKTALQAAQNDDQPFIIGGGEIYKQSMDIADKIKLTRVHTQVEADTYFPEINPEQWELISQEYHPEDERHKYAFTYLTYIRKKKA from the coding sequence ATGATTACCATCATAGCTGCAGCAGCCGAAAATAATGCCCTTGGAAAGGATAATGACTTAGTATGGCATCTACCTGATGATTTCAAGAGATTTAAAGTACTTACAAGTGGGCATTCGATCATCATGGGACGAAAAACATTTGAGAGTTTACCCAAGACCTTACCCAATCGCACCCATATTATTATCACAAGGAGCCAAGATTATAAAGCTGTAGGGAATTGCATTATAGTCCACAGCCTAAAAACTGCATTACAAGCAGCTCAAAACGATGATCAACCCTTTATCATCGGTGGAGGGGAGATCTATAAACAGAGCATGGATATAGCAGATAAAATAAAACTGACCCGAGTTCATACCCAGGTAGAGGCCGATACCTATTTTCCAGAAATCAACCCGGAACAGTGGGAACTAATATCACAAGAATATCATCCTGAGGATGAGAGACACAAATACGCATTCACTTACCTTACTTATATACGAAAAAAGAAGGCTTAA